Proteins co-encoded in one Astyanax mexicanus isolate ESR-SI-001 chromosome 1, AstMex3_surface, whole genome shotgun sequence genomic window:
- the trmt1l gene encoding TRMT1-like protein, giving the protein MAELKEGNSEQLHQEDANIKAVEDPLQMEAASEKESKQVSVNEATSTEAVKSEDSQLQTPTSTGSERHVSIQTTLEGLEILVDLNGAGRKSCPLCPEEKFKACYSHKLRRHLQNLHWKVYVEFEGQRMCICHLPCRQMKNSLGSDQSQARLVAHYHCVVCSVTIARKTDMISHLKRHVNKGETEASYSGTSDVSFEDMVPGGQAYEIMKELGTNVQLMPNHSTPQKTDTYFNRKMKTNRQLVFCSLAVLAEERSPLECLDAFGATGIMGLQWAKHLRNAVKVTINDINEACVKMIKENCHLNHIRADGGRTPRQPEGAGDSDTPIATVEVSKMDANVIMHLRAFDYIHLDPFGTAVNYLDAAFRNVRNLGIVSVTSTDTGSLYSKSLNVTLRHYGCQIVRTEYYRELAARMVVASIARAAARCNKGIEVLLAVALEHFVLVVVRVLRGPTQADESAKKLRQLLHCQWCEERVFLKPGSMVEENLYRQLPCQCHGSMPGKTAVELGPLWSGSLFNTGFLRRMLVAAVQHSMEDIQPLVKTLICEADCTTLKSFSVTGHSVLANQVECGVVIKTLQKVEEADTADQSGKRKTGEESSNVVKKLKSDASLEHPAFYYSIHRHSIRGMNMPKLNKFLQYLTEAGFRVSRTHFDPTGVRTDATLEQFKSVLTKYSVPTYSSAPPGGTQGHGITTEDTAHKTD; this is encoded by the exons ATGGCGGAGCTAAAGGAAGGGAACAGTGAGCAGCTTCACCAGGAGGACGCCAATATTAAAG CTGTTGAAGACCCACTGCAGATGGAAGCAGCATCTGAAAAAGAGAGCAAGCAGGTTTCTGTTAATGAAGCCACGTCCACTGAAGCTGTGAAAAGTGAAGACAGTCAATTACAGACCCCCACTTCCACAGGCTCTG AGAGGCATGTGTCTATTCAGACGACACTGGAGGGGCTGGAGATACTAGTGGACTTAAATGGAG CTGGTAGGAAGTCCTGTCCGTTGTGTCCAGAGGAGAAATTCAAGGCCTGCTACAGCCACAAACTGAGACGCCACCTGCAGAACCTACACTGGAAAGTCTATGTGGAATTTGAAG GTCAGAGAATGTGCATTTGTCATTTGCCCTGCAGACAGATGAAGAACAGTCTAGGCTCAGACCAG AGTCAAGCACGGCTGGTTGCCCACTACCATTGTGTTGTGTGCTCAGTCACCATTGCCCGAAAAACAGACATGATCAGTCATCTCAAACGGCATGTCAACAAGGGAGAAACTGAAGCCAGCTATTCAGGCACCTCAGATGTATCATTTGAGGATATGG tgccAGGTGGACAGGCCTATGAGATTATGAAAGAATTGGGCACAAATGTGCAACTTATGCCTAACCATAGCACACCCCAGAAAACAGACACCTACTTCAACCGAAAGATGAAAACCAACAG GCAGCTGGTGTTTTGCTCTCTTGCTGTTCTTGCTGAAGAAAGGAGTCCATTGGAATGTCTTGATGCTTTTGGAGCCACAG GTATAATGGGTCTTCAGTGGGCCAAGCATCTCCGCAATGCTGTTAAAGTGACCATAAATGACATCAATGAAGCCTGTGTGAAGATGATTAAGGAAAACTGCCACCTGAATCACATCCGCGCAGACGGGGGACGCACGCCCCGGCAGCCGGAGGGGGCAGGGGACAGCGACACTCCCATTGCCACTGTGGAGGTGTCCAAGATGGACGCCAATGTCATCATGCACCTGAGAGCCTTTGACTACAT ACATCTAGACCCATTTGGAACAGCAGTGAACTACCTGGATGCAGCATTTCGAAATGTGCGTAATTTGGGGATAGTATCTGTGACCTCGACGGACACTGGCTCGCTCTACTCCAAATCATTGAATGTGACACTCCGCCATTACGGCTGCCAGATTGTCAGGACGGAGTATTACAGGGAACTGGCTGCACGAATGGTGGTGGCCTCAATAGCTAG GGCTGCAGCACGCTGTAATAAAGGTATTGAGGTGCTTTTAGCAGTGGCTCTGGAGCATTTTGTGCTGGTGGTGGTACGGGTGCTCAGAGGCCCCACACAGGCCGACGAGTCGGCCAAGAAACTGCGTCAGCTCCTGCACTGCCAGTGGTGTGAGGAGAGGGTGTTCCTGAAGCCGGGCAGCATGGTGGAGG AGAATCTGTACAGACAGTTGCCTTGTCAGTGTCATGGGAGCATGCCAGGGAAGACTGCTGTGGAGCTCGGGCCTCTCTG GTCAGGCTCTCTCTTCAACACTGGCTTCCTGAGACGGATGCTGGTGGCGGCAGTGCAGCACAGCATGGAGGATATCCAGCCTCTAGTGAAGACTCTGATCTGTGAGGCCGACTGCACCACACTCAAGTCCTTCTCTGTCACCGGCCACTCGGTTCTAGCCAATCAAG TGGAGTGTGGTGTCGTCATCAAAACTTTACAGAAGGTGGAGGAAGCTGACACTGCTGACCAATCAG GAAAGAGGAAGACTGGAGAAGAATCTAGTAATGTTGTGAAAAAGCTAAAATCAGATGCTTCACTGGAGCATCCTGCTTTCTACTACAGCATTCATCGCCACAGCATCCGAGGCATGAACATGCCCAA ATTGAATAAGTTCCTGCAGTATCTGACTGAGGCCGGATTCAGAGTGAGCCGCACCCACTTTGACCCCACAGGTGTTCGTACTGATGCCACACTGGAGCAGTTTAAGTCTGTGCTTACCAAATACAGCGTGCCCACCTACTCCTCAGCGCCCCCAGGTGGCACCCAGGGGCATGGCATTACCACAGAGGACACAGCCCACAAGACTGATTGA
- the cbr4 gene encoding carbonyl reductase family member 4: MSKLGVVFGGSRGIGCAVAQLLAQRGHRVVVVSRNLEAAQTKANSLPGGDHVGISCDVSNEQDVQRAFETITKTCGPVGYLVNSAGINRDALLMRSKSEDMVSVLHTNLLGSMFTCRAALRSMLSKGGAIVNIGSVVGVKGNAGQCVYSASKAGLEGFTRSLARELASRNITVNLVAPGLIRTDMAAGLKEDVEGRRIPLGRFGKPEEVAQAVLFLLETPYVTGQVLLVDGGLQLVM; the protein is encoded by the exons ATGTCCAAACTGGGTGTGGTGTTTGGGGGTTCCCGTGGCATTGGGTGTGCAGTTGCACAGCTGTTGGCACAAAGGGGGCACAGAGTTGTGGTGGTGTCCAGAAACCTGGAAGCAGCACAAACTAAAGCAAACTCACTTCCTGGAG GAGATCATGTTGGCATCAGCTGTGATGTTTCTAATGAACAAGATGTCCAGAGAGCGTTTGAGACCATTACTAAGACATGTGGGCCTGTGGGATACCTGGTTAACTCAGCTGGCATCAATAg agatgCACTGTTAATGAGGAGTAAATCTGAGGACATGGTCTCTGTTCTTCACACCAACCTGCTTGGCTCTATGTTTACCTGTAGAGCAGCTCTTCGGAGCATGCTAAGTAAAGGAGGTGCTATTGTCAACATAG GATCAGTGGTGGGTGTAAAGGGAAACGCTGGTCAGTGTGTGTACAGCGCCAGTAAAGCCGGCCTGGAGGGATTCACACGCTCCCTCGCCAGAGAGCTCGCCTCCAGAAACATCACAGTCAACTTAGTGGCTCCAG GGCTCATCCGCACAGACATGGCGGCGGGTCTGAAGGAGGACGTGGAGGGGAGGAGGATTCCATTGGGTCGTTTCGGGAAGCCAGAGGAAGTAGCACAGGCTGTTCTGTTCCTCCTGGAGACACCTTATGTTACAGGACAGGTTCTGCTGGTGGACGGAGGATTACAGCTGGTCATGTGA